The following coding sequences are from one Halorubrum sp. BOL3-1 window:
- the thsB gene encoding thermosome subunit beta, which yields MQQGQPMIIMGEDAQRVQDKDAQEYNISAARGVAESVRSTLGPKGMDKMLVDSMGDVTITNDGVTILQTMDIDNPTAEMVVEVAETQEDEAGDGTTSAVAIAGELLKNAEDLLEQDIHPTAVIKGFNLASEYAREQVDEVATAVDPDDAETLRNVAETSMTGKGAELDKETLADLVVRAIQGVTVEADDGSHVVDLANLNIETRTGRAATESRLLTGAAIDKDPVHEDMPTDFEAANVLLLNDPIEVEEADVDTSVNVDSPDQLQQFLDQEEKQLREKADAIVESGADVVFCQKGIDDLAQHYLAKEGVLAVRRTKKSDLSFLKNVLGAPTVTDLDSLTADDLAVGSIERDADEELFYVEGEDAHGVTLLLYGTTEHVVDELERGIQDAIDVVSTTVSDGRTLSGGGAVEVEIASRLRDHADSIEGREQLAVEAFADSLELIPRVLAGNAGLDAIDLLVDLRSAHEAGDQNAGLDVFAGEVVDTADAGVVETAHAKEQAIASAAEAANLVLKIDDIISAGDLSTAGDDEGGAPAGGMGGMGGMGGAM from the coding sequence ATGCAGCAGGGCCAGCCGATGATCATTATGGGCGAGGACGCCCAGCGCGTCCAAGACAAGGACGCACAGGAGTACAACATCTCCGCGGCGCGCGGCGTCGCCGAATCCGTCCGCTCGACGCTCGGACCGAAGGGGATGGACAAGATGCTCGTCGATTCGATGGGTGACGTCACCATCACCAACGACGGCGTCACCATCCTCCAGACGATGGACATCGACAACCCGACCGCCGAGATGGTCGTCGAGGTCGCCGAGACGCAGGAGGACGAGGCCGGCGACGGAACGACCAGCGCGGTCGCCATCGCGGGCGAGCTGTTGAAGAACGCAGAGGACCTCCTCGAACAGGACATCCACCCGACCGCGGTGATCAAGGGGTTCAATCTCGCGAGCGAGTACGCCCGCGAGCAGGTCGACGAGGTCGCGACGGCCGTCGACCCCGACGACGCTGAGACCCTCCGGAACGTCGCGGAGACGTCGATGACCGGGAAGGGCGCGGAGCTCGACAAGGAGACCCTCGCCGACCTCGTCGTCCGCGCGATCCAGGGCGTCACCGTCGAGGCCGACGACGGCTCCCACGTCGTCGACCTCGCGAACCTCAACATCGAGACGCGCACCGGCCGCGCGGCGACCGAGTCCCGCCTGCTCACCGGCGCGGCGATCGACAAGGACCCCGTCCACGAGGACATGCCGACCGACTTCGAGGCGGCGAACGTTCTGCTCCTCAACGACCCGATCGAGGTCGAGGAGGCCGACGTCGACACTTCCGTCAACGTCGACTCCCCGGACCAGCTCCAGCAGTTCCTCGACCAGGAGGAGAAACAGCTCCGCGAGAAGGCCGACGCGATCGTCGAGTCCGGCGCCGACGTCGTCTTCTGTCAGAAGGGCATCGACGACCTCGCCCAGCACTACCTCGCGAAGGAGGGGGTTCTGGCGGTCCGCCGCACGAAGAAGTCCGACCTGAGCTTCCTGAAGAACGTCCTCGGCGCGCCCACTGTCACGGACCTCGACTCGCTCACCGCCGACGACCTCGCCGTCGGCTCGATCGAGCGCGACGCCGACGAGGAGCTGTTCTACGTCGAAGGCGAGGACGCCCACGGCGTCACGCTCCTCCTGTACGGCACAACCGAGCACGTTGTCGACGAGCTGGAACGCGGCATTCAGGACGCGATCGACGTTGTCTCGACGACCGTCTCCGACGGGCGGACCCTCTCCGGCGGCGGCGCCGTCGAGGTCGAGATCGCCAGCCGGCTGCGCGACCACGCGGACTCCATCGAGGGCCGCGAGCAGCTCGCGGTCGAGGCGTTCGCGGACTCCCTCGAACTGATCCCGCGCGTGCTCGCTGGGAACGCGGGTCTCGATGCGATCGACCTTCTGGTCGACCTGCGCTCGGCCCACGAGGCCGGCGATCAGAACGCCGGACTCGACGTGTTCGCCGGCGAGGTCGTCGACACGGCCGATGCGGGCGTCGTCGAGACGGCCCACGCGAAAGAGCAGGCGATCGCCTCCGCCGCCGAGGCGGCGAACCTCGTCCTGAAAATCGACGACATCATTTCCGCGGGCGACCTCTCGACCGCGGGCGACGACGAGGGTGGCGCTCCCGCCGGAGGCATGGGCGGCATGGGCGGCATGGGCGGCGCTATGTGA
- a CDS encoding glutathione S-transferase N-terminal domain-containing protein yields the protein MPNMKLYELEGCPYCAKVKTKLADLGLEYDSVMVPRSHGERTEVEEVSGQTGVPVLVDDEHGVEGMPESDDIVEYLEETYGNAS from the coding sequence ATGCCGAATATGAAACTATACGAACTGGAGGGCTGCCCGTACTGCGCGAAGGTCAAAACGAAGCTCGCGGACCTCGGGTTGGAGTACGACTCGGTGATGGTACCGCGTTCGCACGGGGAGCGGACGGAGGTCGAGGAGGTCTCCGGACAGACCGGCGTCCCCGTCCTCGTCGACGATGAACACGGGGTCGAGGGGATGCCCGAGAGCGACGACATCGTCGAGTACCTCGAAGAGACGTACGGGAACGCGAGCTGA
- a CDS encoding DUF192 domain-containing protein, with translation MRLVHRPEPANDRSESVLASDVDVARSTLEQARGLMFRRSIPDDYALVFPFEGADTRWLHMLFVPFAIDAVWLVDGEATAKKRLGPFVGLGRDRADTVVELPAGAAEPVAVGDELRLVK, from the coding sequence GTGCGACTCGTTCACCGTCCCGAACCGGCGAACGACCGGTCCGAGAGCGTCCTCGCGAGCGACGTCGACGTCGCGCGCTCGACGCTCGAACAGGCCCGGGGACTGATGTTCCGACGGTCTATCCCGGACGACTACGCGCTCGTGTTCCCCTTCGAGGGAGCCGACACGCGGTGGCTCCACATGCTGTTCGTGCCGTTCGCGATCGACGCGGTGTGGCTCGTCGACGGCGAGGCGACGGCGAAAAAGCGGCTCGGGCCGTTCGTCGGGCTGGGTCGCGACCGCGCCGACACAGTCGTCGAACTCCCGGCGGGGGCGGCCGAGCCGGTTGCGGTCGGAGACGAACTGCGGCTCGTCAAGTGA
- a CDS encoding ATP-binding protein, producing MGDPDADPPTDDRPSSSGTTDATGILRAFVEAVPTATVVCDPGTLTIRAANAPAVDLFGYDRGTLTLMGLTDVGETDVTVAGEPVADVAAAVSDVDSPVSDESDVPERFEWDVRIGDPGLRVDAALHTATIAGGEWLVAGFSDATPRVAAASERDTERRLVDALTETVPLALFRCTEGGTLSRWNDRLAADSGYEPTSLSGTALTSLFDEETSGALGEALSRVYRDGETTSCEARLLTRSGERVPYRLSIGPVTDGDRVVGAVGVGEDLTEASLREERLAVLTRVLRHNFRNDLNVITGFTRRAIEAIDDPELTAQLERVVGTAERLLRIGETSRKVERLLSQRPSPRPLALASAVDAALESLDPAVRERAAVEVDVPEEMAVSAVAFFPEAITELVDNAIRHNDTADPRVRVSAAELPSESWVSLVVADDGPGIPPAERSVLTGEETPLEHASGLGLWYVNWIVTAGGGSLDIAESKAGGSRVGLSLRAAEGTPPDDDAEPFSPEDTAGGA from the coding sequence ATGGGAGACCCCGACGCGGATCCGCCGACCGACGACCGGCCGTCGTCGAGCGGGACCACCGACGCGACCGGGATCCTCCGAGCGTTCGTCGAGGCGGTTCCGACCGCGACGGTCGTCTGCGACCCCGGCACGCTGACGATCCGCGCCGCGAACGCTCCCGCGGTCGACCTCTTCGGCTACGACCGCGGCACGCTGACGCTGATGGGACTGACGGACGTCGGTGAGACCGATGTCACCGTCGCGGGGGAGCCGGTCGCGGACGTCGCCGCTGCGGTGTCGGACGTCGACTCGCCCGTTTCCGACGAGTCCGACGTCCCCGAACGGTTCGAGTGGGACGTCCGGATCGGCGACCCGGGACTGCGGGTCGACGCGGCGCTCCACACGGCGACGATCGCCGGCGGCGAGTGGCTCGTCGCCGGGTTTTCGGACGCGACCCCCCGCGTCGCGGCGGCGAGCGAGCGCGACACGGAGCGGCGGCTCGTCGACGCGCTCACGGAGACCGTCCCGCTCGCGCTGTTCCGCTGTACCGAGGGGGGAACGCTCTCTCGGTGGAACGACCGGTTGGCGGCCGACTCCGGCTACGAGCCGACGTCGCTGTCCGGGACGGCGCTCACCTCGCTGTTCGACGAGGAGACGAGCGGTGCCCTCGGTGAGGCGCTCTCACGGGTGTACCGCGACGGCGAGACGACCTCCTGCGAGGCGCGGCTGCTCACCCGCTCCGGCGAACGCGTCCCGTACCGGCTCTCGATCGGTCCCGTGACCGACGGCGATCGGGTCGTGGGCGCGGTCGGCGTCGGCGAGGACCTCACCGAGGCGTCGCTCAGAGAGGAGCGGCTCGCGGTGTTGACGCGCGTGTTACGCCACAACTTCCGAAACGACCTCAACGTTATCACGGGGTTTACCAGGCGAGCCATCGAGGCGATCGACGACCCGGAGTTGACCGCGCAGCTCGAACGGGTCGTCGGCACCGCCGAGCGGCTGTTGCGCATCGGTGAGACGTCGCGGAAAGTGGAACGACTGCTCTCGCAGCGCCCCTCGCCCCGACCTCTCGCGCTCGCGTCCGCGGTCGACGCGGCGCTCGAATCGCTCGACCCGGCGGTCCGCGAGCGGGCCGCGGTCGAGGTCGACGTCCCCGAGGAGATGGCCGTCTCCGCGGTCGCGTTCTTTCCCGAGGCGATCACCGAACTCGTCGACAACGCGATCCGGCACAACGATACCGCCGACCCGCGGGTCCGGGTCTCGGCCGCGGAACTCCCCAGCGAGTCGTGGGTCTCGCTCGTCGTCGCGGACGACGGACCGGGCATCCCGCCGGCCGAGCGCTCCGTCCTCACGGGCGAAGAGACGCCGCTCGAACACGCGAGCGGACTCGGCCTCTGGTACGTGAACTGGATCGTCACCGCCGGCGGCGGGAGCCTCGATATCGCCGAGAGCAAGGCCGGCGGTAGCCGGGTCGGACTGTCGCTGCGCGCCGCGGAGGGAACGCCGCCCGACGACGACGCGGAACCGTTCAGTCCGGAAGACACGGCGGGCGGGGCGTAG